The following coding sequences are from one Pseudonocardia sp. EC080619-01 window:
- the mutM gene encoding bifunctional DNA-formamidopyrimidine glycosylase/DNA-(apurinic or apyrimidinic site) lyase has product MPELPEVEVVRRGLADHVLDRRVAAVEVLHPRAVRRHPTGSADFTARLTGRTLRAAARRGKYLWLELDTAEAGDDALLAHLGMSGQMLVENPAEPDEKHLRVRLRFDDDGPELRFVDQRTFGGLSVHPLAPASGGGLLPEPVAHIARDPMDPAFSADDTVAALRRRRTEVKRALLDQTVVSGIGNIYADEALWRARLHGLRPTEKLTRAQGHAVLDAATTVMTAALAQGGTSFDALYVNVNGASGYFDRSLNVYGQVDRACPRCGTPIRRDAFMNRSSFTCPRCQPRPRTPRT; this is encoded by the coding sequence ATGCCGGAGCTCCCCGAGGTCGAGGTCGTCCGCCGGGGCCTCGCCGACCACGTCCTGGACCGCCGGGTCGCCGCCGTCGAGGTGCTGCACCCGCGGGCCGTCCGGCGGCATCCCACCGGCTCGGCGGACTTCACCGCCCGGCTGACCGGGCGGACGCTGCGTGCGGCCGCCCGCCGTGGCAAGTACCTGTGGCTCGAACTCGACACGGCCGAGGCCGGGGACGACGCGCTCCTCGCGCACCTCGGGATGTCCGGCCAGATGCTCGTCGAAAATCCGGCCGAGCCCGACGAGAAGCACCTGCGGGTCCGCCTCCGCTTCGACGACGACGGTCCCGAGCTGCGCTTCGTCGACCAGCGCACGTTCGGCGGGCTGTCGGTCCATCCGCTCGCCCCGGCGTCCGGCGGGGGCCTGCTGCCCGAGCCGGTCGCGCACATCGCGCGCGACCCGATGGACCCGGCCTTCTCCGCCGACGACACCGTCGCCGCGCTGCGCCGCAGGCGGACCGAGGTCAAGCGGGCGCTGCTGGACCAGACCGTGGTCTCGGGCATCGGCAACATCTACGCCGACGAGGCCCTCTGGCGGGCGAGACTGCACGGCCTGCGGCCCACCGAGAAGCTCACCCGGGCGCAGGGGCACGCCGTGCTCGACGCGGCCACCACCGTCATGACCGCGGCGCTCGCCCAGGGCGGGACCTCGTTCGACGCGCTGTACGTCAACGTCAACGGGGCGTCGGGGTACTTCGACCGGTCCCTGAACGTCTACGGACAGGTGGACCGGGCCTGCCCGCGCTGCGGCACGCCGATCCGGCGGGACGCGTTCATGAACCGCTCGTCCTTCACCTGCCCGCGCTGCCAGCCGAGACCCCGCACGCCGCGCACCTGA
- a CDS encoding magnesium and cobalt transport protein CorA, with product MSVIDNAVYVDGRRAAAPASVDGALEELHRCRSDHTGDGDGSTAPYSFCWIGMLRPDVEEIEELAKEFDLHSLAVEDTVNAHQRPKMERYGDTEFVVLRPARYVDRDEVVQIGEVHLFLGPDFVLTVRHAVEPDLGEVRERLERDPELLAHGPMAVLYAVLDRVVDDYIPVLDGLQDDIDEIEEQVFRGDPHVSRRIYQLTREVIAFQRAVEPLQEIFLELRGRFAKSGPSPDVELRRAMRDVIDHATRVRERVEGFRDLLGNILTVNATLVAQRQNDEMTRLTEAGFQQNEQMKKVSSWAAILFAPSLIAGVYGMNFDYMPELHWMFGYPMAFGLMVLLAVGLFAMFKFNDWL from the coding sequence ATGTCGGTGATCGACAACGCGGTGTACGTCGACGGCCGGCGGGCCGCCGCCCCGGCGTCGGTCGACGGTGCGCTCGAGGAGCTGCACCGCTGCCGGAGCGACCACACCGGCGACGGCGACGGGTCCACCGCCCCGTACAGCTTCTGCTGGATCGGCATGCTCCGCCCGGACGTCGAGGAGATCGAGGAGCTCGCGAAGGAGTTCGACCTCCACTCCCTCGCCGTCGAGGACACCGTCAACGCCCACCAGCGGCCGAAGATGGAGCGCTACGGCGACACCGAGTTCGTCGTGCTGCGCCCGGCCCGCTACGTCGACCGCGACGAGGTCGTGCAGATCGGCGAGGTGCACCTGTTCCTCGGCCCGGACTTCGTGCTCACCGTCCGGCACGCGGTCGAGCCGGACCTCGGCGAGGTCCGTGAACGACTGGAGCGTGACCCGGAGCTGCTGGCGCACGGCCCGATGGCGGTGCTCTACGCCGTCCTCGACCGGGTCGTCGACGACTACATCCCGGTCCTCGACGGCCTGCAGGACGACATCGACGAGATCGAGGAGCAGGTCTTCCGCGGCGACCCGCACGTCTCCCGGCGGATCTACCAGCTGACCCGCGAGGTGATCGCCTTCCAGCGGGCGGTGGAACCGCTGCAGGAGATCTTCCTCGAGCTGCGCGGCCGGTTCGCGAAATCCGGGCCGAGCCCGGACGTCGAGCTGCGACGGGCGATGCGGGACGTCATCGACCACGCCACAAGGGTCCGTGAGCGGGTCGAGGGTTTCCGGGACCTGCTCGGCAACATCCTCACCGTCAACGCGACCCTGGTCGCGCAGCGGCAGAACGACGAGATGACGCGGCTGACCGAGGCCGGGTTCCAGCAGAACGAGCAGATGAAGAAGGTGTCGTCCTGGGCGGCGATCCTCTTCGCGCCCAGCCTGATCGCCGGCGTCTACGGCATGAACTTCGACTACATGCCGGAGCTGCACTGGATGTTCGGCTACCCGATGGCGTTCGGGCTCATGGTGCTGCTCGCCGTCGGGCTCTTCGCGATGTTCAAGTTCAACGACTGGCTCTGA
- a CDS encoding potassium-transporting ATPase subunit C, whose translation MLTTLRRQTAVGLRVLLVMTVLCGIVYPLAIWGVARIPGLNDRAEGSILPGGSGSSLIGIDPVAADPAADPYFHTRPAGSSEDVLGPGDTTSSGGSNKGAFDAELVESVTERQRLIAAREGVAPEIVPADAVTASGSGLDPDISPEYAALQAPRVARVTGLDPDRVRELVAEATTGRTLGFLGSPRVNVTELNLAVRDATG comes from the coding sequence ATGCTGACCACCCTGCGCCGCCAGACCGCGGTCGGCCTGCGCGTGCTGCTCGTCATGACGGTCCTGTGCGGGATCGTCTACCCGCTCGCGATCTGGGGCGTGGCCCGGATCCCGGGCCTGAACGACCGGGCCGAGGGCTCGATCCTGCCCGGCGGCAGCGGATCGTCGCTGATCGGGATCGACCCGGTCGCCGCCGACCCCGCCGCCGACCCGTACTTCCACACCCGGCCGGCCGGCTCGTCCGAGGACGTGCTCGGTCCCGGGGACACGACGTCGTCCGGCGGATCCAACAAGGGTGCGTTCGACGCCGAGCTGGTCGAGTCCGTCACCGAGCGGCAGCGGCTGATCGCGGCCCGGGAGGGCGTCGCGCCCGAGATCGTCCCCGCGGACGCGGTGACCGCGTCCGGGTCCGGCCTGGACCCGGACATCAGCCCGGAGTACGCCGCCCTGCAGGCCCCCCGGGTCGCCCGGGTCACCGGCCTGGACCCGGACCGGGTCCGGGAGCTCGTCGCCGAGGCCACGACCGGGCGCACGCTCGGGTTTCTCGGCAGCCCGCGGGTGAACGTCACCGAGCTGAACCTCGCCGTCCGGGACGCAACCGGCTGA
- a CDS encoding alpha/beta fold hydrolase: MQIYRSEPGRRIVQDWCRGVLDRHLPAAERQVVGTSLGHTHLTTVGDGPRVLLLPGTNFGVAASVGLVTELAATHRVTVPDLPGQPGLSSGVRYRDDRVTRHRRWFAEVQAHLGTEPMVVVGESLGAAVALCAEPAPRITGMVLVAPAGLVTARVDPGVLTAALGWTLRRTERWSDRLLGTMDGGATVPERDRLIEWMTLVARHARTSLAPAPLPTPVLTGWGRTPFRVLAGAGDRFFPAHRLAVPARRMLGTETTVVAGAGHLLSHSASGAVVAAVADLHRPGGVTG; this comes from the coding sequence GTGCAGATCTACCGTTCGGAGCCGGGGCGCCGGATCGTCCAGGACTGGTGCCGCGGCGTGCTGGACCGGCACCTGCCCGCCGCCGAGCGGCAGGTCGTGGGTACCTCGCTGGGGCACACCCACCTGACGACCGTCGGCGACGGCCCGCGGGTCCTCCTGCTGCCGGGTACCAACTTCGGCGTCGCAGCGTCCGTCGGGCTCGTCACCGAGTTGGCTGCGACCCACCGGGTCACCGTGCCCGACCTGCCGGGCCAGCCCGGCCTGAGCTCCGGCGTGCGGTACCGGGACGACCGCGTGACGCGGCACCGCCGGTGGTTCGCCGAGGTGCAGGCCCACCTCGGCACCGAGCCGATGGTCGTCGTCGGCGAGTCACTCGGCGCGGCCGTGGCGCTGTGTGCCGAGCCGGCCCCGCGGATCACGGGCATGGTGCTCGTGGCGCCCGCGGGCCTCGTCACGGCCCGGGTGGATCCCGGGGTCCTCACCGCGGCCCTCGGATGGACGCTGCGGCGGACGGAGCGGTGGTCGGACCGGCTGCTGGGAACGATGGACGGCGGCGCGACCGTCCCGGAGCGGGACCGGTTGATCGAGTGGATGACGCTGGTGGCGCGGCACGCCCGCACCAGCCTGGCGCCCGCACCGCTGCCGACGCCGGTGCTGACCGGCTGGGGGCGGACGCCGTTCCGGGTGCTGGCCGGCGCCGGTGACCGCTTCTTCCCGGCGCACCGGCTCGCCGTCCCGGCCCGGCGGATGCTCGGAACGGAGACGACGGTGGTGGCGGGCGCGGGCCACCTGCTCTCCCACAGCGCATCCGGCGCGGTCGTCGCCGCGGTCGCGGACCTGCACCGTCCGGGCGGCGTCACGGGGTGA
- a CDS encoding MinD/ParA family protein, whose product MTTRPVDPPSYPPAPARPDLREAEVLRPRAERPRTGWRRMLHDVTGGRVNPGPSDAEERRDALLTRIRGPLPGAHRVAVMSVKGGVGKTTVSACLGLALAEHRGDRAVVLDANPDAGTLADRLTGDSRVTVRELLDDLESVGTWTDVSRYTSLAGRLQVLSSEQDPAAGDAFRRDEYERVCDLLGRFFNIIVTDSGTGLVHSAMEGTLARADSVVVVGAPTVDGAGRASRTLDWLVAHGHAGLAADAVVVLSCDRHSAEVDADRVLEHFRSRVRGVVPVPHDPHLATGGRIDPARLRPATSDAFLELGALVADAFDARPAG is encoded by the coding sequence GTGACGACCCGACCGGTCGACCCGCCGTCGTACCCGCCCGCTCCGGCGCGGCCCGACCTGCGCGAGGCCGAGGTGCTGCGGCCGCGCGCCGAACGGCCCCGCACCGGCTGGCGCCGGATGCTGCACGACGTGACCGGCGGCCGGGTCAACCCGGGACCGAGCGACGCCGAGGAGCGGCGCGACGCCCTGCTGACCCGCATCCGCGGGCCGCTGCCCGGCGCGCACCGGGTCGCGGTCATGTCGGTCAAGGGCGGCGTCGGGAAGACGACCGTGTCCGCCTGCCTCGGGCTGGCCCTGGCCGAGCACCGTGGTGACCGGGCCGTCGTCCTCGACGCGAACCCGGACGCCGGGACCCTCGCCGACCGGTTGACCGGCGACTCACGGGTCACCGTCCGGGAGCTGCTCGACGACCTGGAGTCCGTCGGGACCTGGACCGACGTCTCCCGGTACACCAGCCTCGCGGGCCGGCTGCAGGTCCTCTCCTCCGAGCAGGACCCGGCCGCGGGCGACGCGTTCCGCCGCGACGAGTACGAGCGCGTCTGCGACCTGCTCGGCCGGTTCTTCAACATCATCGTCACCGACTCGGGCACCGGGCTGGTCCACTCCGCGATGGAGGGGACCCTCGCCCGCGCCGACTCGGTCGTCGTGGTCGGCGCCCCCACCGTCGACGGCGCCGGGCGGGCGAGCAGGACACTGGACTGGCTGGTCGCGCACGGGCACGCCGGCCTCGCGGCGGACGCGGTCGTGGTGCTGTCCTGCGACCGGCACAGCGCCGAGGTCGACGCCGACCGGGTCCTCGAGCACTTCCGGAGCCGGGTGCGCGGCGTCGTCCCGGTCCCGCACGACCCGCACCTGGCCACCGGCGGCCGGATCGACCCGGCCCGGCTGCGCCCCGCGACGTCGGACGCGTTCCTCGAGCTCGGTGCCCTCGTCGCCGACGCGTTCGACGCGCGACCGGCGGGTTGA
- a CDS encoding helix-turn-helix domain-containing protein — protein sequence MKIPDSVGVTGGEGRMVESRGHLNPGAPEVALSRFPAGLDALVRWVWVARWTVPHGRTVTQRVLQYPSFNLVTGPVGASLYGPRAVVGTRELAGRSWVAGVLLRPAAAPVLTTTAPAALTGAEEPFPGAPVAELTAAVHGSEPDRAVAAVVRDWLGPYADRVTDAGLLVNRACALAEERTDLVRADQLADATGVAPRTLERLVRAHVGLTPLWLIDCRRLQSAATTLREDPGADLAALAADLGYADQAHFTRRYRAVVGETPGATRRAARAAG from the coding sequence TTGAAGATTCCCGACAGCGTCGGCGTCACGGGTGGGGAGGGGCGGATGGTCGAGTCGCGGGGACACCTGAACCCGGGCGCACCGGAGGTGGCGCTGTCCCGGTTCCCGGCCGGTCTCGACGCGCTCGTCCGCTGGGTCTGGGTCGCCCGCTGGACCGTGCCGCACGGCCGCACCGTGACCCAGCGGGTGCTGCAGTACCCGTCGTTCAACCTGGTCACCGGTCCGGTCGGGGCGTCCCTGTACGGGCCGCGGGCCGTCGTCGGCACCCGGGAGCTCGCCGGCCGTTCCTGGGTGGCCGGCGTGCTGCTCCGCCCGGCCGCGGCGCCGGTGCTCACCACGACCGCACCGGCCGCGCTGACCGGCGCCGAGGAGCCGTTCCCCGGCGCACCGGTCGCGGAGCTGACGGCCGCGGTGCACGGTTCCGAGCCGGACCGGGCGGTCGCCGCCGTCGTGCGGGACTGGCTCGGGCCGTACGCGGACCGCGTCACCGACGCGGGGCTGCTGGTCAACCGGGCCTGCGCGCTCGCCGAGGAGCGGACCGACCTCGTCCGCGCCGACCAGCTCGCCGACGCGACCGGGGTCGCGCCGCGCACCCTCGAACGTCTGGTCCGCGCGCACGTCGGGCTGACCCCGCTGTGGCTGATCGACTGCCGGCGGCTGCAGTCGGCCGCGACCACGTTGCGCGAGGACCCCGGCGCGGACCTGGCCGCGCTGGCCGCCGACCTCGGGTACGCCGACCAGGCCCACTTCACCCGTCGCTACCGGGCCGTCGTCGGGGAGACGCCGGGCGCGACCCGGCGGGCCGCACGCGCGGCCGGCTGA
- a CDS encoding DUF177 domain-containing protein has product MSTHRTPGDRPDENPWVFSTRELARRPGTQRTVQRTVPAPSGDAAIGLAGVIAVPEDSEVDLDLSLESVTEGVYVSGTAAARLEGECSRCLDPIGDDVAVRIGELFAYPDSVTEETTDADEIPRLVDDRIDITQTVRDAVVTDLPMAPLCRPDCPGLCDVCGERWADLPQDHGHETLDPRWAALKERLPSTD; this is encoded by the coding sequence ATGAGCACGCATCGCACGCCCGGAGACCGTCCCGACGAGAACCCGTGGGTGTTCAGCACCCGCGAGCTGGCCCGGCGGCCCGGCACACAGCGCACCGTCCAGCGCACGGTGCCCGCCCCGTCGGGCGACGCCGCCATCGGCCTGGCCGGCGTCATCGCCGTCCCCGAGGACTCGGAGGTCGACCTCGACCTCTCCCTGGAGTCGGTCACCGAGGGCGTCTACGTCTCCGGCACGGCCGCTGCGCGGCTGGAGGGCGAGTGCTCCCGGTGCCTCGACCCGATCGGCGACGACGTCGCGGTCCGGATCGGCGAGCTGTTCGCCTACCCGGACTCGGTCACCGAGGAGACCACCGACGCCGACGAGATCCCGCGGCTGGTCGACGACCGGATCGACATCACCCAGACCGTGCGCGACGCCGTCGTCACCGATCTCCCGATGGCGCCGCTGTGCAGGCCCGACTGCCCGGGCCTGTGCGACGTCTGTGGCGAGAGGTGGGCCGATCTCCCGCAGGATCACGGGCATGAGACACTGGATCCTCGTTGGGCGGCGCTCAAGGAGCGCCTGCCCTCCACCGACTGA
- a CDS encoding DUF4118 domain-containing protein → MSDEKVRGGPRGELRIHLGAAPGVGKTFAMLGEAHRRLGRGTDVVVGVVETHGRDRTAAALEGLEVVPRRRVTHGGVVLEELDLDAVLARRPEVVLVDELAHTNAPGGRHAKRWEDVEELLEAGIDVISTVNVQHLESLGDVVHRITGARQRETVPDEVVRRAEQLELVDITPEALRRRLAHGNVYPAEKIDAALGHYFKVPNLIALRELALLWVADEVDVALLRYRADEQVTDVWETRERVVVALTGGAESETVLRRAARIATRSGKADLIAVHVLRGDGLAAAPVGSVDRIRRLADDVGASFHTAVGDGGADAVTRALLDFARGVNATQLVLGTSRRSRVARLFAPGIGARVVQESGPIDVHMVTHDSAGRVLRLPTLRNGLPYGRQIAGWVTAVIGPAAATVLGVAFTGVVDLSTDVVLYFLATVLAALAGGLGPALLAALLGGILLNFFFTQPFYSLNVAAAGNLLTVVALLLAGVLVALVVDRAARQAEQAARARAEAALLASFARTVLTRADPLPRLLTKVRETFGLTCAALLERGPDRAWNVIASAGPVGCGRPEQADVDVLVDDGLHLIGTGRTLPAADRRLLETVGGQALLALRGQRSEAGAADAERRAEVNETRGALLSAVGHDLRTPLTSIKAAVGSLRDPGLRLPDDDRAELLATVEESADRLSNLVDNLLDSSRLAAGAVTPLLAPVGYDEVVATALIGLDGAGDVTVAVAEDVPDVVADSGLLERVIANVIDNALRHGGRGVTVRASAHSDRVELRVVDRGPGVPRRRMGDLFAAFQRLGDRDATSGLGLGLSVAQGLTTAMGGTLTVEDTPGGGLTVVVSLPAAPAGARR, encoded by the coding sequence ATGAGCGACGAGAAGGTGCGCGGCGGGCCGCGTGGCGAGCTGCGCATCCATCTCGGTGCCGCGCCCGGGGTCGGCAAGACCTTCGCCATGCTCGGCGAGGCCCACCGCAGGCTCGGGCGCGGCACCGACGTGGTGGTCGGGGTCGTCGAGACGCACGGCCGGGACCGGACCGCCGCGGCGCTGGAGGGGCTCGAGGTGGTGCCGCGGCGGCGGGTGACGCACGGCGGGGTCGTCCTGGAGGAACTGGACCTCGACGCGGTACTGGCCCGGCGTCCGGAGGTCGTGCTGGTCGACGAGCTCGCGCACACCAACGCGCCCGGCGGGCGGCACGCCAAGCGCTGGGAGGACGTCGAGGAGCTCCTGGAGGCGGGCATCGACGTCATCTCCACGGTGAACGTGCAGCACCTGGAGTCGCTCGGCGACGTCGTGCACCGGATCACCGGGGCCCGCCAGCGCGAGACCGTGCCGGACGAGGTCGTCCGCCGGGCCGAGCAGCTGGAGCTGGTCGACATCACCCCGGAGGCGCTGCGCAGGCGCCTGGCGCACGGCAACGTCTACCCCGCCGAGAAGATCGACGCCGCGCTCGGGCACTACTTCAAGGTCCCGAACCTGATCGCGCTGCGGGAGCTCGCGCTGCTCTGGGTCGCCGACGAGGTCGACGTCGCCCTGCTGCGCTACCGGGCCGACGAGCAGGTCACCGACGTGTGGGAGACGCGGGAACGGGTCGTCGTCGCGCTCACCGGCGGGGCGGAGTCGGAGACCGTGCTGCGGCGGGCCGCCCGGATCGCGACCCGCTCCGGCAAGGCCGACCTGATCGCGGTCCACGTGCTGCGCGGGGACGGCCTTGCGGCCGCGCCGGTGGGCTCGGTCGACCGGATCCGCCGGCTCGCCGACGACGTCGGCGCGAGCTTCCACACCGCCGTCGGCGACGGCGGGGCGGACGCCGTCACCCGTGCCCTGCTCGACTTCGCCCGTGGGGTCAACGCCACCCAGCTGGTGCTGGGGACCTCGCGCCGGTCCCGGGTGGCGCGGCTGTTCGCCCCGGGGATCGGGGCGCGGGTCGTACAGGAGTCCGGTCCGATCGACGTCCACATGGTCACCCACGACAGTGCCGGACGGGTGCTGCGGCTCCCCACCCTGCGGAACGGGCTGCCCTACGGGCGTCAGATCGCGGGCTGGGTGACCGCCGTCATCGGCCCGGCCGCCGCAACCGTGCTGGGCGTCGCGTTCACCGGGGTGGTCGACCTGTCCACCGACGTGGTGCTCTACTTCCTGGCCACGGTGCTCGCAGCGCTGGCCGGCGGCCTCGGCCCGGCGCTGCTCGCGGCGTTGCTCGGCGGGATCCTTCTGAACTTCTTCTTCACCCAGCCCTTCTACTCGCTGAACGTGGCCGCCGCCGGGAACCTGCTCACCGTCGTCGCGCTGCTGCTGGCCGGGGTGCTGGTCGCGCTCGTCGTGGACCGCGCGGCCCGGCAGGCGGAGCAGGCCGCGCGGGCCCGGGCCGAGGCTGCGCTGCTCGCGTCGTTCGCGCGGACCGTCCTCACCAGGGCGGACCCGCTCCCACGCCTCCTGACCAAGGTTCGCGAGACCTTCGGACTGACCTGCGCCGCCCTGCTGGAGCGCGGGCCGGACCGGGCCTGGAACGTGATCGCCTCCGCCGGACCGGTCGGGTGTGGCCGCCCCGAGCAGGCCGACGTCGACGTGCTCGTCGACGACGGCCTGCACCTGATCGGGACCGGGCGGACACTGCCGGCCGCCGATCGCCGCCTGCTGGAGACGGTCGGCGGGCAGGCGCTGCTGGCACTGCGGGGTCAACGGTCCGAGGCCGGTGCCGCCGACGCCGAACGCCGGGCAGAGGTCAACGAGACCCGCGGAGCGCTGCTCTCCGCGGTCGGCCACGACCTCCGGACCCCGCTGACCTCCATCAAGGCCGCGGTCGGCAGTCTGCGCGATCCCGGGCTGCGGCTCCCCGACGACGACCGCGCGGAGCTGCTCGCCACCGTCGAGGAGTCCGCGGACCGGCTCAGCAACCTGGTGGACAACCTGCTCGACTCCTCCCGGCTGGCCGCGGGTGCCGTGACGCCGCTGCTCGCCCCCGTCGGCTACGACGAGGTGGTGGCGACCGCGTTGATCGGCCTGGACGGGGCCGGAGACGTCACGGTCGCGGTCGCGGAGGACGTCCCTGACGTCGTCGCCGACTCGGGCCTGCTGGAGCGGGTGATCGCGAACGTGATCGACAACGCCCTGCGGCACGGCGGGAGGGGCGTGACGGTACGGGCCAGCGCGCACTCCGACCGCGTCGAGCTGCGTGTCGTCGACCGCGGTCCCGGCGTACCGCGGCGGCGGATGGGTGACCTGTTCGCCGCGTTCCAGCGACTCGGGGACCGGGATGCGACCAGCGGCCTCGGTCTGGGACTCTCCGTGGCACAGGGCCTCACGACGGCGATGGGCGGCACCCTGACCGTGGAGGACACACCCGGGGGTGGACTGACGGTGGTCGTGTCACTGCCCGCTGCGCCGGCGGGAGCCCGGCGGTGA
- the rnc gene encoding ribonuclease III yields the protein MGDKSVTGPVTDRSPLLSALGVELDEELLTLALTHRSYAYEHGGLPTNERLEFLGDSVLSIVITERLYRDHPDLPEGQLAKLRASVVNMHALAGVAVALPTPGESSDGLGAYLYLGRGEELTGGRSKASILADATEALLGAVYLQHGLEPSRELVHRLFADLLHSAPLLGAGLDWKTSLQELTAAGGHGVPEYRIDEEGPDHLKVFTATAVVGGRDLGSGAGRTKKEAEQKAAELAWRTLSAESTGSTH from the coding sequence GTGGGTGACAAGAGCGTGACCGGTCCGGTGACGGACCGGTCTCCTCTGCTGTCCGCACTCGGGGTCGAGCTGGACGAGGAGCTGCTGACCCTCGCGCTCACCCACCGCTCGTACGCCTACGAGCACGGTGGACTGCCCACCAACGAGCGCCTGGAGTTCCTGGGCGACTCGGTGCTGTCCATCGTGATCACCGAACGGCTCTACCGGGACCACCCGGACCTCCCCGAGGGGCAGCTCGCGAAGCTGCGGGCCAGCGTCGTCAACATGCACGCGCTGGCGGGCGTCGCCGTGGCGCTGCCCACTCCCGGTGAGTCGTCCGACGGTCTCGGCGCCTACCTGTACCTGGGACGCGGCGAGGAACTGACCGGTGGCCGGTCGAAGGCCAGCATCCTGGCAGACGCCACCGAGGCCCTGCTCGGCGCCGTCTACCTGCAGCACGGGCTGGAGCCCTCCCGCGAGCTCGTCCACCGGCTGTTCGCCGACCTGCTGCACAGTGCGCCGCTGCTCGGCGCCGGTCTCGACTGGAAGACCAGCCTGCAGGAGCTCACCGCGGCCGGAGGGCACGGCGTGCCCGAGTACCGGATCGACGAGGAGGGCCCGGACCACCTCAAGGTGTTCACCGCGACCGCCGTCGTCGGGGGCCGTGACCTCGGCAGCGGGGCGGGCCGCACCAAGAAGGAAGCCGAGCAGAAGGCCGCCGAGCTCGCCTGGCGCACCCTGTCGGCCGAGAGCACCGGCTCCACGCACTAG
- a CDS encoding PadR family transcriptional regulator — protein sequence MDTSQLLKGVLDLAVLAVLDKEDGYGYEVVRALRAAGLSEVGDASVYGTLRRLYGAGLLTSYVVPSEEGPHRKYYAINEPGRARLQETTARWRTFAATMEGLVGT from the coding sequence ATGGACACCAGCCAGCTGCTCAAGGGGGTGCTCGACCTCGCGGTCCTGGCCGTGCTCGACAAGGAGGACGGCTACGGCTACGAGGTCGTGCGGGCACTGCGCGCGGCAGGACTCTCCGAGGTCGGTGACGCGTCGGTCTACGGCACCCTGCGCCGGCTCTACGGCGCGGGCCTGCTGACCTCGTACGTGGTCCCGAGCGAGGAGGGACCGCACCGCAAGTACTACGCGATCAACGAACCGGGCCGGGCCCGGCTGCAGGAGACGACGGCGCGGTGGCGGACGTTCGCCGCCACGATGGAAGGCCTGGTGGGCACGTGA
- a CDS encoding response regulator, which translates to MTGVRTTVLVVDDDPQILRALRINLAAHGYAVLLAEDGAAALRRAADGHPDVVVLDLGLPDLHGSEVIEGIRGWSAVPIIVLSARGDSGDKVRALDAGADDYVTKPFGMAELLARLRAAVRRAAVTTVDGEAVIRTDAFTVDLAAKTVVDSGGGDVHLTPTEWGILEVLVRNRGKLVDRRRLLHEVWGPSYDTETHYLRVYLAQLRRKLEPVPSAPRYLITEAGIGYRFET; encoded by the coding sequence GTGACCGGGGTGCGGACCACGGTCCTGGTCGTCGACGACGATCCGCAGATCCTGCGCGCGCTCCGGATCAACCTCGCGGCGCACGGGTACGCCGTACTCCTCGCCGAGGACGGGGCCGCGGCACTGCGCCGGGCAGCGGACGGGCACCCCGACGTCGTCGTGCTCGATCTCGGGCTGCCCGACCTGCACGGGTCCGAGGTCATCGAGGGGATCCGCGGCTGGAGCGCCGTGCCGATCATCGTGCTGTCCGCGCGCGGCGACTCCGGCGACAAGGTCCGTGCCCTCGACGCCGGCGCGGACGACTACGTCACCAAGCCGTTCGGGATGGCGGAACTGCTCGCCCGGCTCCGCGCGGCCGTCCGCAGGGCCGCCGTCACGACCGTGGACGGCGAGGCGGTGATCAGGACCGACGCCTTCACCGTCGACCTGGCGGCGAAGACCGTCGTGGACTCCGGCGGCGGGGACGTCCACCTCACCCCGACCGAGTGGGGGATCCTCGAGGTGCTCGTCCGCAACCGCGGCAAGCTCGTCGACCGGCGGCGGCTCCTGCACGAGGTGTGGGGGCCGAGCTACGACACCGAGACCCACTACCTGCGGGTCTACCTGGCCCAGCTACGGCGGAAGCTGGAGCCGGTGCCGTCCGCACCCCGATATCTGATCACCGAGGCCGGTATAGGGTACCGGTTCGAGACCTGA
- the rpmF gene encoding 50S ribosomal protein L32 produces the protein MAVPKRRMSRSNTRARRSQWKATAPNLVACSNRACREPKLQHIACPTCGQYDGRQVTSPA, from the coding sequence ATGGCCGTCCCCAAGCGCCGGATGTCGCGGTCCAACACGCGTGCGCGCCGGTCGCAGTGGAAGGCCACTGCGCCGAACCTCGTCGCGTGCTCGAACCGCGCGTGCCGCGAGCCGAAGCTCCAGCACATCGCCTGCCCGACCTGCGGTCAGTACGACGGCCGGCAGGTCACCAGCCCGGCCTGA